The following are from one region of the Actinomycetota bacterium genome:
- the dop gene encoding depupylase/deamidase Dop, producing MALRKIIGTETEYGVTVTGPSDVSPVLVAGMLVGQYGAAELRRVKWDFQEENPLRDARGFEGARNREAAEEEGALVNLVLTNGARYYVDHAHPEFSTPETTNPRDCVLWDKAGEAILYESIRRASEVMPPGARVHVYKNNSDGKGNSYGTHENYLVDRAVPFARLSAALIPFFVTRQVFTGAGKVGSEEPGANGVTYQLTQRADFIEAEVGLETTLKRPIVNTRDEPHADADRFRRLHVILGDANMSEVATFLKVGTTALILMLVEDGALDTDAFTMAAPVAAIKDISRDPDLRTTVELSDGRRVTALEHQWEYLEAVKRYLKTKGDDLDVDPEWPAEVVSRWEYVLAGLEADPMTLERELDWVAKRALLEGYRERHGLAWNDPKLRMVDLQYHDVDPDRGLYHRLVSADRVERLVGDDEVRAAMTEPPTDTRAYFRGRCLARYATSLVAASWDALIFDLDGQTLKRIPMLDPHRGTEAHTRALIEAHADPRDLVEALQG from the coding sequence ATGGCGCTCAGGAAGATCATCGGCACCGAGACCGAGTACGGCGTGACGGTCACCGGGCCGTCCGACGTGTCTCCCGTCCTGGTGGCCGGGATGCTGGTCGGGCAGTACGGGGCCGCGGAGCTGCGCCGCGTGAAGTGGGACTTCCAGGAGGAGAACCCGCTGCGCGACGCGCGCGGCTTCGAGGGAGCCCGCAACCGCGAGGCGGCCGAGGAGGAGGGGGCGCTCGTCAACCTGGTGCTGACGAACGGCGCCCGCTACTACGTCGACCATGCCCACCCAGAGTTCTCGACCCCCGAGACGACCAACCCGCGCGACTGCGTCCTGTGGGACAAGGCGGGGGAGGCGATCCTGTACGAGTCGATACGGCGCGCGTCGGAGGTGATGCCGCCGGGAGCCCGGGTCCACGTCTACAAGAACAACTCAGACGGCAAGGGCAACAGCTACGGCACCCACGAGAACTACCTCGTCGACCGCGCCGTGCCCTTCGCGCGCTTGTCGGCCGCGCTCATCCCGTTCTTCGTCACGCGGCAGGTGTTCACGGGCGCGGGGAAGGTGGGGTCGGAGGAGCCGGGAGCGAACGGCGTCACGTACCAGCTGACCCAGCGGGCGGACTTCATCGAAGCCGAGGTGGGGCTCGAGACCACGCTGAAGCGTCCGATAGTGAACACCCGCGACGAGCCGCACGCCGACGCCGACCGTTTCCGCCGTCTCCACGTGATCCTGGGCGACGCGAACATGAGCGAGGTCGCGACCTTCCTGAAGGTCGGGACGACCGCGCTCATCCTGATGCTCGTCGAGGACGGGGCCCTGGACACGGACGCGTTCACCATGGCCGCGCCGGTCGCGGCGATCAAGGACATCAGCCGCGACCCCGACCTGCGCACCACCGTGGAGCTGTCCGACGGACGCCGCGTCACCGCCCTCGAGCACCAGTGGGAGTACCTGGAAGCGGTGAAGCGGTACCTCAAGACGAAGGGTGACGACCTCGACGTCGATCCCGAGTGGCCGGCCGAGGTCGTCTCCCGCTGGGAGTACGTCCTGGCCGGTCTGGAGGCCGACCCGATGACGCTCGAGCGCGAGCTCGACTGGGTCGCAAAGAGGGCTCTGCTCGAGGGGTACCGGGAGCGCCACGGGCTCGCGTGGAACGACCCCAAGCTGCGGATGGTGGATCTGCAGTACCACGACGTCGACCCCGACCGAGGGCTGTACCACCGGCTCGTCTCCGCCGACCGTGTGGAGCGGCTGGTCGGGGACGACGAGGTCCGGGCCGCGATGACCGAGCCGCCCACTGACACCCGGGCCTACTTCCGCGGACGATGCCTCGCCCGCTACGCGACGAGCCTGGTGGCCGCCTCGTGGGACGCATTGATCTTCGACCTGGACGGCCAGACCCTCAAGCGGATCCCGATGCTGGACCCCCACCGCGGCACCGAGGCGCACACCCGCGCCCTGATAGAGGCCCACGCGGACCCCCGCGACCTCGTGGAGGCACTTCAGGGCTGA
- a CDS encoding ubiquitin-like protein Pup, which yields MSRSEREQKQKAPRRKEAEEAEAAPQAAEKGERLKEDMDKLLDEIDSVLEENAEEFIKNYVQKGGE from the coding sequence ATGTCCCGTTCAGAGCGCGAGCAGAAGCAGAAGGCACCTCGGCGCAAGGAGGCCGAGGAGGCCGAGGCCGCCCCTCAGGCGGCCGAGAAGGGCGAGCGCCTGAAGGAGGACATGGACAAGCTCCTGGACGAGATCGACTCGGTGCTCGAGGAGAACGCCGAGGAGTTCATCAAGAACTACGTCCAGAAGGGCGGCGAGTGA